A section of the Clostridium sp. TW13 genome encodes:
- a CDS encoding tetratricopeptide repeat protein gives MKSLNKSILLFALIIAAAVFFIIIKQPLISILILGVYIICKFYIRKYVRLSRKANRAYLSKDYKTALTLIEEASLIPTCNAKTISSFVFLTLKQGSPDNLLEKIDAILANNTTLKQKDRNFIELHKALVYWNINDLDSALKIAENIYKIDKEPFTYELYGFFLIQKGDLENAFNINLEGTKIPNSTKVITTNLGETYFRQGEIDKAADIFTSQIKEKVKFVEPHYYMGVIQHMRGEDETALRTLESALYCPKSLLTSISAEDIKNRIFEIDPNFKIED, from the coding sequence ATGAAATCATTAAATAAATCTATATTATTATTTGCTTTAATAATTGCAGCAGCTGTTTTTTTTATAATTATTAAACAACCATTGATTTCTATTTTAATTTTAGGTGTATATATAATTTGTAAATTCTATATAAGAAAATATGTAAGATTATCTAGAAAAGCTAACAGAGCCTACTTAAGTAAAGATTATAAAACTGCTCTAACACTTATTGAGGAAGCATCATTAATTCCTACTTGTAATGCTAAAACAATTAGCAGTTTTGTTTTTTTAACACTTAAACAAGGTTCACCTGATAACCTCTTAGAAAAAATCGATGCTATTTTAGCTAATAATACCACTTTGAAACAAAAGGATAGAAATTTTATAGAATTGCATAAAGCCTTAGTCTATTGGAATATTAATGACTTAGATTCAGCTTTAAAAATTGCTGAAAATATCTACAAAATTGATAAAGAACCTTTTACTTATGAACTTTATGGATTTTTCCTTATTCAAAAAGGTGACCTTGAAAATGCTTTTAATATAAATTTAGAGGGAACAAAGATTCCTAATTCAACCAAAGTTATTACAACTAATCTTGGAGAAACATATTTCAGACAAGGTGAAATTGATAAAGCTGCAGATATATTCACTTCTCAAATCAAGGAAAAAGTAAAGTTTGTGGAGCCACACTATTACATGGGAGTTATTCAACATATGCGTGGAGAAGATGAGACTGCTTTAAGAACTCTTGAATCTGCTTTATATTGTCCTAAGAGTTTATTAACTTCCATAAGTGCTGAAGATATAAAGAATAGAATTTTTGAAATAGATCCTAACTTTAAAATTGAAGATTAA